The following proteins are encoded in a genomic region of Catenulispora sp. GP43:
- a CDS encoding arginine repressor: MSEATVPQTRTARHQRIALLLERHSVRSQAELGRLLGEDGLSVTQATLSRDLDELGAVRVRDGAGNLVYAIPAEGGDRTPVAAQSEPVFEHRLHRLLGELLVSAEASANLVVVRTPPGAAQFLASAFDKAPIPEILGSIAGDDTVLLISRAPDGGAALAAKLLSAAEN; encoded by the coding sequence ATGAGCGAAGCCACCGTCCCGCAGACCCGCACCGCCCGCCACCAGCGGATCGCCCTGCTGCTGGAGCGGCACTCCGTCCGCTCCCAGGCCGAGCTCGGCCGGCTGCTCGGCGAGGACGGCCTGTCGGTCACCCAGGCCACGCTGTCGCGGGACCTGGACGAACTCGGCGCGGTCCGGGTGCGTGACGGTGCCGGGAACCTGGTCTACGCGATCCCGGCCGAGGGCGGCGACCGCACCCCGGTGGCCGCGCAGTCCGAGCCGGTGTTCGAGCACCGCCTGCACCGGCTGCTCGGCGAACTGCTGGTCAGCGCTGAGGCCTCGGCGAACCTGGTGGTGGTGCGCACGCCCCCGGGCGCGGCGCAGTTCCTGGCCAGCGCCTTCGACAAGGCGCCGATCCCGGAGATCCTGGGCAGCATCGCCGGCGACGACACGGTGCTGCTGATCAGCCGCGCGCCCGACGGCGGCGCGGCGCTGGCCGCGAAGCTGCTGTCCGCGGCCGAGAACTGA
- a CDS encoding DNA-3-methyladenine glycosylase has translation MPVLPRSFFSRPSEDVAPELLGCLLVRDSAEGRRVLRITEVEAYAGPLDPASHGYRGKTARTEVMFGPPGFLYVYFTYGMHYCINFVCSPDGECSAVLIRAGEIVEGADLARAARLGSSDRDLARGPARLTKALGLGREDNGLDLCDGGPLTVLARESADFTVATGPRVGVSSAAEIPWRFWIEGDKTVSAYKAHKPKVRSATSS, from the coding sequence ATGCCTGTCCTGCCGCGTTCGTTCTTCTCCCGCCCATCTGAGGACGTCGCTCCGGAGCTTCTCGGGTGTCTGCTGGTTCGGGACAGTGCGGAGGGCCGCCGTGTCCTGCGCATTACCGAAGTCGAGGCTTATGCCGGTCCGCTGGATCCCGCTTCCCACGGCTATAGGGGGAAGACCGCGCGGACCGAGGTGATGTTCGGGCCTCCGGGATTCCTGTATGTGTACTTCACCTACGGCATGCACTACTGCATCAACTTCGTCTGTAGCCCCGACGGGGAGTGCTCGGCGGTTCTCATCCGCGCCGGGGAGATCGTCGAGGGAGCTGATCTGGCGCGCGCTGCGCGGCTCGGGTCCTCCGATCGGGACCTCGCGCGCGGCCCGGCACGGCTCACTAAGGCGTTGGGGCTGGGACGGGAGGACAACGGGCTCGACTTGTGCGACGGGGGTCCGTTGACCGTGTTGGCGCGGGAGTCCGCCGACTTCACCGTGGCGACCGGTCCGCGGGTGGGGGTGTCCTCCGCTGCGGAAATCCCTTGGCGGTTCTGGATCGAGGGGGACAAGACGGTCAGCGCTTATAAGGCCCATAAGCCCAAGGTCCGCTCCGCCACGTCCTCCTGA
- a CDS encoding acetylornithine transaminase, which translates to MNAVVRTEQGHTEQLGEDALPVVEPGYGQAWTERYGEALMNTFGTPQKVLVRGEGVYVWDADGRRYLDLLAGIAVNALGHAHPLIVQAVTTQLTTLGHISNFFASAPQIVLAERLVELLGQANDTDARVFFCNSGAEANEAAFKAARRTGRTKMVSTEGSFHGRTMGALALTGKAAIREPFEPLPGEVTFVPYGDVAALEAAIDDQTAAFIVEPIQGEKGVVPAGAGYLRAAREITARHGALLIIDEVQTGIGRTGKWFGHSGTGVVPDLVTLAKGLGGGMPIGACVGLGAAATLLGPGQHGSTYAGNPVACAAGLAVLHAIERDDIMANVRTVGAHLTAGINALKHPAVAGVRGEGLLLAIMLTGPYSADVAKAALDAGFIINAPAPDAIRLAPPLILTTAQADEFLSALPALLDAAATNAATNAATPKDA; encoded by the coding sequence ATGAACGCCGTAGTGAGGACGGAACAGGGACACACTGAGCAGCTCGGCGAGGACGCTCTGCCGGTCGTCGAGCCCGGATACGGCCAGGCCTGGACCGAGCGCTACGGCGAGGCCTTGATGAACACCTTCGGCACCCCGCAGAAGGTGCTGGTCCGCGGCGAGGGCGTCTACGTCTGGGATGCCGACGGCCGCCGCTACCTGGACCTGCTGGCCGGCATCGCGGTCAACGCCCTGGGCCACGCCCACCCGCTGATCGTGCAGGCCGTCACCACCCAGCTGACCACGCTCGGCCACATCTCCAACTTCTTCGCCTCCGCCCCGCAGATCGTGCTGGCCGAACGGCTGGTGGAACTGCTCGGCCAGGCCAACGACACCGACGCCCGGGTGTTCTTCTGCAACTCCGGCGCCGAGGCCAACGAGGCGGCGTTCAAGGCCGCCCGGCGTACCGGCCGCACCAAGATGGTCTCCACCGAGGGCTCCTTCCACGGCCGGACCATGGGTGCGCTGGCGCTGACCGGCAAGGCGGCGATCCGCGAGCCGTTCGAGCCGCTGCCGGGCGAGGTGACGTTCGTGCCCTACGGCGACGTCGCGGCCCTGGAAGCCGCGATCGACGACCAGACCGCGGCGTTCATCGTCGAGCCGATCCAGGGTGAGAAGGGCGTGGTCCCGGCCGGCGCCGGCTACCTGCGGGCGGCCCGGGAGATCACCGCCAGGCACGGTGCGCTGCTGATCATCGACGAAGTGCAGACCGGCATCGGCCGCACCGGCAAGTGGTTCGGGCACAGCGGCACCGGCGTGGTCCCGGACCTGGTCACCCTGGCCAAGGGGCTCGGCGGCGGCATGCCGATCGGCGCCTGCGTCGGCCTCGGCGCCGCGGCGACCCTGCTCGGCCCCGGCCAGCACGGCTCCACCTACGCCGGCAACCCGGTCGCCTGCGCCGCCGGCCTGGCCGTGCTGCACGCCATCGAGCGCGACGACATCATGGCCAACGTCCGCACCGTCGGCGCGCACCTGACCGCCGGTATCAACGCCTTGAAGCACCCGGCCGTCGCCGGAGTGCGCGGCGAGGGCCTGCTGCTGGCGATCATGCTGACCGGGCCGTACTCCGCCGACGTCGCCAAGGCCGCGCTGGACGCCGGGTTCATCATCAACGCCCCGGCCCCCGACGCCATCCGCCTGGCCCCGCCGCTGATCCTCACCACCGCCCAGGCCGACGAGTTCCTGAGCGCGCTGCCCGCCCTGCTCGACGCCGCCGCTACCAACGCTGCTACCAACGCCGCCACCCCGAAGGACGCCTGA
- the argB gene encoding acetylglutamate kinase codes for MSTVQSTKATHARKHEALAKAGILTEALPWLSALHGKTIVVKFGGNAMIDKELEAAFAKDIVFLRYAGLRPVVVHGGGPQINAQLDRLGIEHRFAGGLRVTTDETMDVVRMVLTGQVQRDIVGIINEHGPFAVGMSGEDADTLKAVKRHAVVDGAAVDIGRVGDIEAVNPGAINALLDDGRIPVVSSIARAADGPGVYNVNADTAAAALAVGLGAEKLVVLTDVEGLFADWPASDEVISRLSADELAELLPTLASGMVPKMEACLRAVRGGVPRAHVLDGRVPHALLLEVFTDEGIGTMVVPA; via the coding sequence GTGAGCACCGTTCAGAGCACCAAGGCGACCCACGCGCGCAAGCACGAGGCCCTGGCCAAGGCCGGCATCCTCACCGAGGCCCTGCCGTGGCTGTCGGCCCTGCACGGCAAGACCATCGTGGTGAAGTTCGGCGGCAACGCCATGATCGACAAGGAGCTGGAGGCGGCGTTCGCCAAGGACATCGTCTTCCTGCGCTACGCGGGCCTTCGGCCGGTGGTCGTGCACGGCGGCGGCCCGCAGATCAACGCCCAGCTCGACCGCCTGGGCATCGAGCACCGCTTCGCCGGCGGCCTGCGGGTCACCACCGACGAGACCATGGACGTGGTCCGCATGGTGCTCACCGGCCAGGTGCAGCGGGACATCGTCGGGATCATCAACGAGCACGGCCCCTTCGCCGTCGGCATGTCCGGCGAGGACGCCGACACGCTCAAGGCCGTCAAACGGCACGCGGTCGTCGACGGCGCCGCCGTGGACATCGGCCGGGTCGGCGACATCGAGGCCGTCAACCCCGGCGCCATCAACGCCCTGCTGGACGACGGCCGCATCCCGGTCGTGTCCTCCATCGCCCGCGCCGCCGACGGCCCCGGCGTCTACAACGTCAACGCCGACACCGCCGCCGCGGCGCTGGCCGTCGGGCTCGGCGCGGAGAAGCTGGTGGTCCTCACCGACGTCGAGGGCCTGTTCGCGGACTGGCCGGCCTCCGACGAGGTGATCAGCCGGCTGTCCGCCGACGAGCTGGCCGAACTTCTGCCGACGCTGGCCAGCGGGATGGTGCCGAAGATGGAGGCGTGCCTGCGGGCCGTGCGCGGGGGAGTGCCGCGCGCCCACGTGCTGGACGGCCGGGTGCCGCACGCACTGCTGCTGGAGGTCTTCACCGACGAGGGGATCGGAACGATGGTGGTGCCGGCATGA
- the argH gene encoding argininosuccinate lyase has translation MSNPAPKSQLWGSRFSGGPSEALAALSASVHFDWRLAQYDLAGSRAHARVLNRAGLLSEQDLAAMLAGLDALEADVVSGAFVPTVADEDCHTALERGLIEKLGAELGGRLRAGRSRNDQIATLGRMFLRDHARQIAALVADLEQALIDQASAHLDVAMPGRTHLQHAQPVLFAHHVLAHAQALSRDAQRLGDWDKRADVSAYGSGALAGSTLGLDPEAVAADLGFSASAANSIDGTASRDVFAEFAFVTAMIGIDVSRIAEEIILWTTKEFSFVTLDDAFATGSSIMPQKKNPDIAELARGKSGRLIGNLTGLLATLKALPLAYNRDLQEDKEPVFDSVDTLEVLLPAFTGMIATMRVHGDRMAALAPEGFSLATDVAEWLVRQGVPFRVAHEVAGSSVRYCEQRDITLEELTDEQLAEISPLLTPDVKTVLSVEGSLASRDGRGGTAPKRVAEQLEALVADVAAQREWAGRR, from the coding sequence ATGAGCAACCCGGCACCCAAGTCGCAGCTTTGGGGCTCCCGCTTCTCCGGCGGACCGTCCGAGGCACTGGCCGCGCTGTCGGCCTCGGTGCACTTCGACTGGCGCCTGGCGCAGTACGACCTGGCCGGCTCCCGGGCCCACGCTCGCGTCCTGAACCGCGCCGGGCTGCTCAGCGAGCAGGACCTGGCCGCGATGCTGGCCGGCCTGGACGCGCTGGAGGCCGACGTGGTCTCCGGGGCCTTCGTGCCCACGGTCGCCGACGAGGACTGCCACACCGCGCTGGAGCGCGGCCTGATCGAGAAGCTCGGCGCCGAACTCGGCGGCCGGCTGCGGGCCGGCCGCTCGCGCAACGACCAGATCGCCACGCTGGGCCGGATGTTCCTGCGCGACCACGCGCGGCAGATCGCCGCCCTGGTGGCCGATCTGGAGCAGGCGCTGATCGACCAGGCCTCGGCGCACCTGGACGTGGCCATGCCCGGCCGCACCCACCTGCAGCACGCGCAGCCGGTGCTGTTCGCGCACCATGTGCTGGCCCACGCCCAGGCGCTGTCCCGGGACGCCCAGCGGCTGGGGGACTGGGACAAGCGGGCCGACGTCTCGGCCTACGGCTCCGGCGCGCTGGCCGGTTCCACGCTCGGGCTGGACCCCGAGGCCGTCGCCGCCGACCTGGGCTTCTCGGCCAGCGCCGCGAACTCCATCGACGGCACAGCCTCGCGCGACGTGTTCGCCGAGTTCGCGTTCGTCACCGCGATGATCGGGATCGACGTCTCCCGGATCGCCGAGGAGATCATCTTGTGGACCACGAAGGAGTTCTCCTTCGTGACCCTGGACGACGCCTTCGCCACCGGCTCCTCGATCATGCCGCAGAAGAAGAACCCGGACATCGCCGAGCTGGCGCGCGGCAAGTCCGGCCGGCTGATCGGAAACCTGACCGGCCTGCTGGCCACGCTCAAGGCCCTGCCGCTGGCCTACAACCGGGACCTGCAGGAGGACAAGGAGCCGGTGTTCGACTCGGTGGACACCCTGGAGGTGCTGCTGCCGGCCTTCACCGGGATGATCGCCACGATGCGGGTGCACGGCGACCGGATGGCCGCCCTGGCCCCCGAGGGCTTCTCGCTGGCCACCGACGTCGCCGAGTGGCTGGTGCGCCAGGGCGTGCCGTTCCGGGTCGCGCACGAGGTGGCCGGCAGCTCGGTGCGCTACTGCGAGCAGCGCGACATCACGCTGGAGGAGCTGACGGACGAGCAGCTCGCGGAGATCTCGCCGCTGCTGACCCCGGACGTGAAGACGGTGCTGAGCGTCGAGGGCTCGCTGGCCTCGCGCGACGGCCGCGGCGGGACCGCGCCCAAGCGGGTCGCCGAGCAGCTGGAGGCGCTGGTGGCGGACGTCGCGGCGCAGCGGGAGTGGGCCGGGCGCCGATGA
- the argJ gene encoding bifunctional glutamate N-acetyltransferase/amino-acid acetyltransferase ArgJ, whose protein sequence is MSVTSAKGFRAAGIAAGIKASGNPDLALVVNDGPLTAAAGVFTSNRVKAAPVVWSEQVLKGGEVKAVVLNSGGANACTGPAGFQDTHKTAEDAAALLEASAAEVAVCSTGLIGVRLPMDALLSGLKTATGALAADGGPDAATAIMTTDTVAKTAEARGSGYVVGGMAKGAGMLAPGLATMLVVLTTDAVADAATLDGVLRAATNVTFDRVDSDGCMSTNDTVLLLASGASGTTPDPDEFQAAVTTVCADLARQLVGDAEGATKDIAVEVVRAATEDEAVQVAKAVTRSNLFKCAMYGNDPNWGRVLSAVGTTSATFEADQLSVAINGVWVCRDGGVGEDRDLVDLTGREVKVTVNLAAGTSSATVWTNDLTPGYVHENSAYSS, encoded by the coding sequence ATGAGTGTCACCTCCGCGAAGGGCTTCCGGGCCGCGGGGATCGCCGCCGGGATCAAGGCCTCCGGGAACCCGGACCTCGCCCTGGTCGTCAACGACGGCCCGCTGACCGCCGCCGCAGGCGTGTTCACCTCCAACCGCGTGAAGGCCGCCCCGGTGGTGTGGTCCGAGCAGGTGCTCAAGGGCGGCGAGGTCAAGGCCGTGGTCCTGAACTCCGGCGGCGCGAACGCCTGCACCGGCCCGGCCGGGTTCCAGGACACGCACAAGACCGCCGAGGACGCCGCCGCGCTGCTGGAGGCCTCGGCCGCCGAGGTCGCCGTGTGCTCCACCGGCCTGATCGGCGTCCGGCTGCCGATGGACGCGCTGCTGTCCGGGCTGAAGACCGCCACTGGAGCGCTGGCCGCCGACGGCGGACCGGACGCCGCGACCGCGATCATGACCACCGACACCGTCGCCAAGACCGCCGAGGCCCGGGGCAGCGGCTACGTCGTCGGCGGGATGGCCAAGGGCGCCGGGATGCTGGCTCCGGGCCTGGCCACCATGCTCGTCGTACTCACCACCGACGCGGTGGCCGACGCCGCGACGCTGGACGGCGTACTGCGCGCCGCCACGAACGTCACCTTCGACCGTGTTGACTCCGATGGCTGCATGTCCACCAACGACACCGTCCTGCTGCTGGCCTCCGGGGCCTCCGGGACCACCCCGGACCCGGACGAGTTCCAGGCCGCCGTCACCACCGTGTGCGCGGACTTGGCGCGCCAGCTCGTCGGCGATGCCGAGGGCGCAACCAAGGACATCGCCGTGGAGGTAGTACGGGCGGCCACCGAGGACGAGGCGGTCCAGGTCGCCAAGGCGGTCACCCGCAGCAACCTGTTCAAGTGCGCGATGTACGGCAACGACCCGAACTGGGGCCGGGTGCTGTCCGCCGTAGGTACCACTAGTGCGACCTTCGAGGCCGACCAGCTTTCCGTGGCCATCAACGGCGTCTGGGTCTGCCGCGACGGCGGTGTCGGCGAGGACCGCGACCTGGTCGACCTCACCGGCCGCGAGGTGAAGGTCACCGTAAACCTGGCCGCCGGCACCTCCTCGGCGACCGTGTGGACCAACGACCTGACGCCCGGGTATGTGCACGAGAACTCGGCGTACTCCTCGTGA
- a CDS encoding protein phosphatase — translation MRTKGRGGDHGDWDDVPREPWSEVAPRLWMGGHEYIHGDGVWTTAVVADEFDVVYSLHFREGYGPGSGIEHHVLEVPDDVLTARQIRAVDEFAASAAMDYAAGRRVLVRCRAGMNRSGLVVAEVLIRSGYTAADAIALIRKHRAPGALNNVTFVAYLETGLGLSAELSALCTGS, via the coding sequence TTGCGGACCAAGGGGCGCGGGGGTGATCACGGCGACTGGGACGACGTCCCGCGCGAGCCGTGGTCGGAGGTGGCACCGCGGCTGTGGATGGGCGGCCACGAGTACATCCACGGGGACGGGGTCTGGACGACGGCTGTGGTGGCCGACGAGTTCGACGTCGTCTACAGCCTGCACTTCAGGGAGGGGTACGGGCCGGGTTCCGGGATCGAGCACCATGTGCTGGAGGTGCCGGACGACGTGCTGACCGCGCGGCAGATCCGTGCCGTCGACGAGTTCGCGGCCTCGGCCGCCATGGACTACGCCGCCGGCCGACGGGTGCTGGTGCGGTGCCGGGCCGGGATGAACCGGTCGGGGCTGGTCGTCGCCGAGGTGCTGATACGGAGCGGCTATACGGCGGCGGACGCTATAGCGCTGATCCGGAAGCACCGTGCACCGGGAGCGCTTAACAACGTGACGTTCGTGGCGTACCTGGAGACGGGCTTAGGGCTCTCGGCGGAGTTGTCCGCGCTGTGCACCGGTAGCTGA
- the argF gene encoding ornithine carbamoyltransferase: MVRHFLRDDDLSPAEQARVLELARAFKKAPLEHQVLAGPRAVAVIFDKPSTRTRVSFSVGIAQLGGYPLVIDSGNSQLGRGEEIADTARVLERQVAAIVWRTFSQARIQELAAASSVPVVNALTDDFHPCQILADLQTVLEHKGHLAGLTMTYLGDAANNMANSYLLGGATAGMHVRVSGPSEYLPRPDIVADAERIAAATGGSVQVTTDVAQACAGADVLVTDTWVSMGQEDEKAARAEIFKPYALDEAALALGAPDAIVLHCLPAYRGYEIAASVIDGPQSVVWDEAENRLHAQKALLAFLLESPA, encoded by the coding sequence ATGGTCCGCCACTTCCTCCGCGACGACGACCTGAGCCCTGCCGAGCAGGCGCGGGTCCTGGAACTGGCCCGCGCCTTCAAGAAGGCCCCGCTGGAGCACCAGGTGCTGGCCGGGCCGCGGGCGGTCGCCGTCATCTTCGACAAGCCCTCCACCCGCACCCGGGTCTCCTTCAGCGTCGGCATCGCCCAGCTCGGCGGCTACCCGCTGGTCATCGACTCCGGGAACAGCCAGCTCGGGCGCGGCGAGGAGATCGCCGACACCGCCCGGGTGCTGGAGCGGCAGGTCGCGGCGATCGTGTGGCGGACCTTCAGCCAGGCCCGCATCCAGGAGCTGGCCGCGGCCTCCTCGGTGCCGGTCGTCAACGCCCTGACCGACGACTTCCACCCCTGCCAGATCCTCGCCGACCTGCAGACGGTGCTCGAGCACAAGGGGCACCTGGCCGGCCTCACCATGACCTACCTGGGCGACGCCGCCAACAACATGGCGAACTCCTACCTGCTGGGCGGCGCCACCGCCGGCATGCACGTGCGCGTCAGCGGCCCGTCCGAATACCTGCCGCGCCCGGACATCGTCGCCGACGCCGAGCGCATCGCCGCGGCCACCGGCGGCTCGGTCCAGGTGACCACCGACGTGGCCCAGGCCTGCGCCGGAGCCGACGTCCTGGTCACCGACACCTGGGTCTCGATGGGGCAGGAGGACGAGAAGGCGGCGCGCGCCGAGATCTTCAAGCCCTATGCCCTCGACGAGGCCGCGCTGGCGCTCGGTGCCCCGGACGCGATAGTCCTTCACTGCCTTCCGGCGTATCGGGGCTATGAGATAGCGGCTTCGGTGATCGACGGCCCGCAGAGCGTGGTGTGGGACGAGGCGGAGAACAGGCTCCACGCGCAGAAGGCCCTGCTTGCTTTCCTGTTGGAGTCCCCCGCATGA